GTGGGGCCGGATATATTCAACGCGCAGAAGCCGGCGGTGCGCTATGAGCTGGGCGACCACCTGGGCTCGTCGAGCGTGGTGGTCAGCGAGACGGGCGGGCTAATCAGCCGGGAGGAGTATCGGCCTTATGGGGAGTCGTCGTTCGGGTCGTATGCGAAGAAGCGTTATCGTTTTACGGGCAAAGAGCGCGACGAAGAATCCGGCCTCTACTACCACGGCGCGCGCTACTACTCGCCGTGGCTCTGCCGCTGGACAGCGCCGGATCCGGCGGGGATGGTGGATGGGGTGAATGTGTATGCGTATGTGCGGGGGAATCCGGTGCGGTTGGTGGATCCGGGGGGGATGGAGGGGGAGGAGAGCCAATCTACTTGTCTTCCAGTAGAAGGGTCGGATGTTGATCTCGCCATACGCGCAAGAGACGGCAAAGGATATCCAAACGCCGGTTATAGGGGTTTGGATGTCCCGAATGTTGCGGCGGATCAGGTACAGCGCGACATCGAACAGGATGAGTTTCGCGCACGGAGTGGAGAAGTATCGAGCCGAGAACCCGATATCGTGGATCTGGGCAATTCTCTCTTTGAAGTTGGTGTAGGGCTTGGCTTAGGCGGTTTACGTAGTTTAGAGGAAGCATGGCACGGAACCCTTGGCAATCCTGGCCATCATGAAACGCCAGAGAGTAGAGTTCGTGAGCCGGAAACTCCAGAGGAAGAGCTTGGTGATGCTTTATCAATATTTTTTCCTATTGGTATTCGTGGTGGTGGTTCACGTGGCGCAGGAGGAGTACCCACAAATTCGATTAGATCGAATGTACGGCGGGAAAAGTCGGTAGAGAGTTCGAGAGAATATGCACGTCAATTTGCCAGTTCACCGGAGAGAGAGCAGGTTTTAGAGCGAGTGATTCAAGATGATGGTTTGCTCAATATGAGTCAGACGATACAGAGCCAGTTTGAACCTGGAGGAAGCCGTTCCTTTATCACAAATGAAGCTATGTTGACTGCGATTGGGACTGGTCGACGAGAAATAGACCCTAAAAAGTCGGCGGATCATTTTATGTATTATATCCCGGCATCTCATAGAAATCACTCTGGGACTTTAGAAGTGTTGGTTCATGAGCCCTCCGGTCAAATTCGACATGTTCTGTTCCGAAGGCAACGATAGAGAGAGTTTTTATGGGAAATGAAAAGAACTTGATCAACTTGATGGAAGCTGTTTTGTCTGAGAATATTTCAGTTGAGCGCTTCCGAGGACAATACGAAAATTTTTGGAATTTTGAATTGGAAACTGATAATTTGTCCACGCTTGAGTGTAAAGTTTTTGAGGAGGTTTTTGACGTTGTTGTTTGGTATAGTCCGTTTCCTGAAGAACGGGCCCAGATTCCAAACTATGTCGACGAAGCGACTGTACTTAGGGCAGTGGAAGATGCGCTTTCTAAGTTGTGTGAAGATGAACGATGAAAATAAGATGAGAAGAGCTTTCGGCTTCGGCGGTTGAGGGCTGAAATGTTTCAGCGCAGCGTCAGCGGGGACACGCGGACGTACAGCTCCCTGGGGGGCAAGCTGCAGGACCTGCGTTACGCCTACGACGGGGTGGGCAACATCCAAGCGATTGAGAGTCGGGGGACGGAGCTGGGCATTGAGCCCGGGGACTTTGCGTATCTTGGTGAGGCGACGTGGGGGAGCTTTTCGGCGGACTCGCTGCTGCGGCGTTTTGAGTATGACGCGCTCTACCGGTTGACGCGGGCGACGGGGCGAGAGCGCAAGGGGGTGGAGCCGATATTCTGGGGGAATCAGGTTCCGGGTGGGTCGAGTGTGGAGGAGACGCGGCCGTATATCGAGCATTATAGTTATGACAAGACCGGCGGGCTGGTGGAGAAGCGGCACGAGTACGCGCTCGCGGCAACTAGCGGGGTGGCGCAGTGGAAGCGGACCTATCAGATGGATGCGGCCTCCAACCGCCTGGTCGCGATGGGGCTGGGCGGCGAGTCGCGGGGGTATACCTACGACGGGGGGGGGAACCTGGTGCAGGAGAATAGCGAGCGTCACTACGAGTGGGACCACGCCGGGCGGTTGCGGGCGTTTCGGGTGCAGGCGGCGGGGAGTCCGGCGTCGAGCTACGGGGCGTACGGGTATGATGGGACCGGGCAGCGTGTGCAAAAAGTCTCGATTCGCGGCGGGGTGGCGCATGCGACGGTGTATGTGGACGGGATCTTTGAGCACCATCAGATCCTCGATGGAACCTCGGCGCCGGCGCAGGCCAATGAGCTGCACGTAATGGACGATGCCTCGCGGGTGGCGAGTCGGCGAGTGGGGCCGGATATATTCAACGCGCAGAAGCCGGCGGTGCGCTATGAGCTGGGCGACCACCTGGGCTCGTCGAGCGTGGTGGTCAGCGAGACGGGCGGGCTAATCAGCCGGGAGGAGTATCGGCCTTATGGGGAGTCGTCGTTCGGGTCGTATGCGAAGAAGCGTTATCGTTTTACGGGCAAAGAGCGCGACGAAGAATCCGGCCTCTACTACCACGGCGCGCGCTACTACTCGCCGTGGCTCTGC
This portion of the Lujinxingia litoralis genome encodes:
- a CDS encoding RHS repeat domain-containing protein; translation: VGPDIFNAQKPAVRYELGDHLGSSSVVVSETGGLISREEYRPYGESSFGSYAKKRYRFTGKERDEESGLYYHGARYYSPWLCRWTAPDPAGMVDGVNVYAYVRGNPVRLVDPGGMEGEESQSTCLPVEGSDVDLAIRARDGKGYPNAGYRGLDVPNVAADQVQRDIEQDEFRARSGEVSSREPDIVDLGNSLFEVGVGLGLGGLRSLEEAWHGTLGNPGHHETPESRVREPETPEEELGDALSIFFPIGIRGGGSRGAGGVPTNSIRSNVRREKSVESSREYARQFASSPEREQVLERVIQDDGLLNMSQTIQSQFEPGGSRSFITNEAMLTAIGTGRREIDPKKSADHFMYYIPASHRNHSGTLEVLVHEPSGQIRHVLFRRQR
- a CDS encoding RHS repeat-associated core domain-containing protein, with protein sequence MFQRSVSGDTRTYSSLGGKLQDLRYAYDGVGNIQAIESRGTELGIEPGDFAYLGEATWGSFSADSLLRRFEYDALYRLTRATGRERKGVEPIFWGNQVPGGSSVEETRPYIEHYSYDKTGGLVEKRHEYALAATSGVAQWKRTYQMDAASNRLVAMGLGGESRGYTYDGGGNLVQENSERHYEWDHAGRLRAFRVQAAGSPASSYGAYGYDGTGQRVQKVSIRGGVAHATVYVDGIFEHHQILDGTSAPAQANELHVMDDASRVASRRVGPDIFNAQKPAVRYELGDHLGSSSVVVSETGGLISREEYRPYGESSFGSYAKKRYRFTGKERDEESGLYYHGARYYSPWLCRWTAPDPAGMVDGVNVYAYVRGNPVRLVDPGGMEGEE